CCGATGGATCGGTGCGCGAGCCGAACAAGCTGATTCGCTTCCAGGCGCACTCCTGTCCTCACCGAAGCCGCCGAAAGGGCCTCGCGGATGCCGATTTTCTCAGCTGTGGTGAGGCGTACATCTGCAAGGGACATGATTCGCATTCTATCGCAATGCAGAGATTCTCTGACGTTCGTAAGAGGACCTGTTACATTTCAGGCGCCGTGAGGACAGGAGAGAGCAGCGCAATGGGCACGTAATAGGTCTTATACCGCCGGCCGTCGGAGAAAGGCTGTCCCAGCGCATCTTCGACCAGGATTGTTGCCCGCTTGGTGATGCGGTTGACGCGGCCCTCGAGGCGGCGTCCTTCAAAAGGAAATTCGACCAGCGCGCCCGTCCGGATGCCCGCGCTTGCCGCACGTTCGTTGCGTGTAATCAGCCGATGGGTGTGCTCGCGGTGCAAAAAATGCCGGCCCGCGATCGTTTGAAATCGCGGACCGGCGCAGTCGCTGTCTACCCAACAAAGCTGTTCGATAAGGTGTACGATTTCATGCTCGAAAATCCGCTGCAGCGCTTCCAGGCGGGTGTTGCACTCGAGGCCGCACACGGTCACCGTCCGGTCCCGGGCGCCGAAGCCGTCGAAGAGCAAACCGCACGCGATCGCGATCTCAAAAAGGACGTCACCGGAACTCGTACGAAAACGGGTGGTCTTGCCGCCCGTGTGGGTCATTCGCGTCGATAAACGAAACCTGAGGCGGCGCCCGTCCAGAGTCTTCCGGCACTCGCCCTCAAAAACCCGGGTGTCATAGGCATCGAACAGCAACGCGAGGTCCTGGCTGTGTATCGAAGTGAAGTTCGCGGCCCGAATACACCGAGACTCGGACAGAAGGTGGCGCTCGATCTCACGGGAACGCTCGCGAATCGCGGCTTCCGGCAAATGCGAATCGACTGCAAGGTCGGCCAGGCTCATTCCGAGAGCATGCAAAAGCCGGTGGTCAACTCAGGTCCCGCGGGCAAATTAGGGCGAATTGTTGGACTTTGACACCGAAATGCCATGGGTCCTGGATCAGGGCGGATCCATGCTGAAGGCTTTGCAACTCCCCACCTGAGTTAGGCGGGGAGTTGGCCGCCACCAGACACGTTTCCGCACTAACGTTTATAGCCAGTGGTAATGCTGTAGTAGACGCTGGTCTGCATGGTTTCGACGCCGGTGAAGCCGGCGCCCTCGAGAATCCCTTTCAGTTCGCCGAAGGTGAATTGCTGGCCCTGCGTGCCGAGCAGCATCAGCATGGAGAATGATGCGGCTGTGACGGGGCCGGCGCCGTCATCGTCCAGCAGCATTTCATGCAGCATGATGCGGCCTCCGGCCGGCAGGGCTTCGAAGGCGCGGGCGGCGAGCCAGCGGCAGGTCTGAAAATTCCAATCGTGCCAGATATTCGAAAAGAAGAGCGCGTCATAGCCTTTCGGCCAAGGCTGGCGGAACATGTCGACGGCAACCGTGTCGACACGATCGGAAACCTCTCCTTCTTTAATGTAGTCTCGTGCCACTTCACACATCGCGGAAAGCTCCATGATCGTGCAGCGGAGATGCGGATGCTTCTGGGCCATGGCGATCATGAAGCAGCCGGAACCGCCACCGACGTCGAGCACCCGCCGGATGCCTGTGAAGTCGTAGTTGCGCGCGGCCCCGATCGCGGCAAGCAGTGAATGCGCATGCATCCGCTCGGCGACGCCCCGGGCTTGTTCGAGCGAAATAGTGCCCGCGGCCCAGTTATCGGCAACACGGCCTTCGCCGGAAACCTGAGGCGTGCCTTCCGGCCCCGTGACGCGATCCGAACCTTTCGTCCGGAGCTTCGCCAGCAGTCTCGTTCGATGTCCGTCGTTGATCCCGACACTCAGCATGGCGCCCCAATAGAACGGTCCGGACTTCACAAGATAATGACGCGCTTCGTCCGTGAGCTGAAAACGCCCGAGCCGCTGGGTCAGGAGGCCGAGCGCGCCAAGCAGGCGAAGCAGAATGCCTGTGGCGCGTCCGTCAAAGTCGAGGCGGGCCGCGAGCTCGGCGATCGTGGCCGGCTTCTCGCCGAGCGCCGCAAACACGCCGGCTTCGTCGGCCGCGACGACCGCCGCCTGATACGTTTGGGTGAGAAGTAAATCCCAGATCCGCCGGTCATCCGTGCCTGGCTGTTCATATTTCATCGTGGCAGTATACAATTTGCGACCGAATCCGGAACGAACCGTCGAAAGAACTCTATGTTCAACGTCTACCTGCTCGCCGCATTTCTTTTTCTTCAGAATACGGCTCCGCCGCTGCCGGAACTGAAGCCGTTCCTGGCGGAATTGCGGAAAACGATTCATACGGACAGCCTTCTGCTGAGCCAGTACACTTACATCGAAAAACATACGGATACGGAACTCGATTCGAAAAACCAGCCCAAAAAGACGGAGGTGAACGCGTACCAGGTGTTTCCGGGATCGCCCGAACACGTGGGATATCGCCGGCAGACGGAAAAGGACGGCAGGCCGCTCACGCCCGATGAAGCGAAAAAGGAAGAGGA
This portion of the Terriglobia bacterium genome encodes:
- a CDS encoding SprT-like family protein, whose amino-acid sequence is MSLADLAVDSHLPEAAIRERSREIERHLLSESRCIRAANFTSIHSQDLALLFDAYDTRVFEGECRKTLDGRRLRFRLSTRMTHTGGKTTRFRTSSGDVLFEIAIACGLLFDGFGARDRTVTVCGLECNTRLEALQRIFEHEIVHLIEQLCWVDSDCAGPRFQTIAGRHFLHREHTHRLITRNERAASAGIRTGALVEFPFEGRRLEGRVNRITKRATILVEDALGQPFSDGRRYKTYYVPIALLSPVLTAPEM
- a CDS encoding methyltransferase, with amino-acid sequence MKYEQPGTDDRRIWDLLLTQTYQAAVVAADEAGVFAALGEKPATIAELAARLDFDGRATGILLRLLGALGLLTQRLGRFQLTDEARHYLVKSGPFYWGAMLSVGINDGHRTRLLAKLRTKGSDRVTGPEGTPQVSGEGRVADNWAAGTISLEQARGVAERMHAHSLLAAIGAARNYDFTGIRRVLDVGGGSGCFMIAMAQKHPHLRCTIMELSAMCEVARDYIKEGEVSDRVDTVAVDMFRQPWPKGYDALFFSNIWHDWNFQTCRWLAARAFEALPAGGRIMLHEMLLDDDGAGPVTAASFSMLMLLGTQGQQFTFGELKGILEGAGFTGVETMQTSVYYSITTGYKR